The Bos indicus x Bos taurus breed Angus x Brahman F1 hybrid chromosome 25, Bos_hybrid_MaternalHap_v2.0, whole genome shotgun sequence genome has a window encoding:
- the SEC14L5 gene encoding SEC14-like protein 5 isoform X2, translated as MVQKYQSPIRVYKHPFELVMVAYEKRFPTCPQIPVFLGSEVLRESRSADGAVHVVERSCRLRVEAPRLLRKIAGVEHVVFVQRNVLNWKERTLFIEAHNETFASRVVVKENCSYRVHPENEDWTCFEQSASLDIRSFFGFESALEKIAMRQYTANVKRGKEVIEHYLNELISQGTSHIPRWTPALAREEDAPSQAGQREPDSLEVCGPSNAQDLAPESVSTDGDKLDADYIERCLGHLTPMQESCLVQLRRWLQETHKGKIPKDEHILRFLRARDFHLDRAREMLCQSLSWRKQHQVDLLLETWRPPALLEEFYAGGWHYQDIDGRPLYILRLGHMDTKGLMKAVGEEVLLRHILSVNEEGQKRCEGNTKQFGRPISSWTCLVDLEGLSLRHLWRPGVKALLRMIEVVEGNYPETLGRLLIVRAPRVFPVLWTLISPFINENTRQKFLIYSGSNYQGPGGLVDYLDKDVIPDFLGGECLCNVPEGGLVPKSLYLTEEDQENEDQLWQWRETYHSASVLRGAPHEVTVEILERESVITWDFDILRGDVVFSLYHAKQASMPGPREPGARASGQLMDRGWALGANFSCVEAPLICREGESIQGSHVTRWPGIYLLQWQMHSPPAHMACSLPGVEDVLTALHSPGPRCKLLYYYEVLASEDFRGSMSSLESCTSRFSQLSAATSSSSAPSHSSSLVSR; from the exons GCCTACGAGAAGCGCTTCCCCACCTGCCCGCAGATCCCAGTCTTCCTGGGCAGCGAGGTCCTGCGCGAGTCCCGCAGCGCCGACGGCGCGGTGCACGTGGTGGAGCGGAGCTGCCGGCTGCGCGTGGAGGCCCCGCGGCTGCTGCGCAAG ATCGCAGGCGTGGAGCACGTGGTCTTCGTGCAAAGAAACGTCTTGAACTGGAAGGAGAGGACGCTCTTCATTGAAGCGCACAACGAGACCTTCGCCAGCCGCGTGGTGGTCAAGGAGAACTGCAGCTACAGG GTCCACCCTGAGAATGAAGACTGGACGTGCTTTGAGCAGTCTGCCTCACTCGACATCCGGTCCTTCTTTGGCTTTGAAAGTGCCTTGGAGAAGATCGCCATGAGGCAGTACACGGCCAATGTCAAGAGG GGAAAGGAGGTGATCGAGCATTACCTGAATGAGCTCATCTCCCAGGGCACCTCTCACATTCCCCGGTGGACACCTGCCCTCGCCCGAGAAGAGGACGCCCCCTCCCAGGCCGGGCAGAGGGAACCCGACTCACTGGAGGTCTGTGGGCCCAGCAATGCCCAGGACCTGGCTCCCGAGTCAGTCAGTACTGATG gggacaagCTGGATGCGGACTACATTGAGAGGTGCCTGGGCCATCTCACGCCCATGCAGGAGAGCTGCCTGGTCCAGCTGAGACGCTGGCTGCAGGAGACCCACAAAGGCAAG ATCCCCAAAGATGAACACATCCTTCGCTTCCTCCGGGCCCGAGACTTCCACCTGGACCGGGCCCGCGAGATGCTGTGTCAGTCCTTGAGCTGGCGGAAGCAGCACCAGGTGGACCTCCTCCTAGAGACCTGGCGACCCCCCGCCCTCCTGGAGGAGTTCTACGCTGGAGGCTGGCACTACCAGGACATAG ATGGCCGCCCACTGTACATCCTTCGTCTGGGCCACATGGACACCAAGGGCTTGATGAAGGCCGTGGGGGAGGAGGTCCTGCTGCGGCAT ATTCTTTCCGTCAACGAGGAAGGACAGAAGCGGTGTGAAGGGAACACGAAACAGTTTGGCCGTCCCATCAG CTCCTGGACCTGCCTGGTGGACCTGGAGGGTCTCAGCCTGCGGCACCTGTGGCGGCCAGGGGTGAAGGCCCTGCTGCGCATGATCGAGGTGGTGGAGGGCAATTACCCCGAGACCCTGGGCCGGCTGCTCATCGTGCGAGCCCCCCGCGTCTTCCCCGTGCTCTGGACGCTG ATCAGCCCCTTCATCAACGAGAACACCAGACAGAAGTTCCTCATCTACAGTGGCAGCAATTACCAGGGCCCCGGAGGCCTTGTCGATTATCTGGACAAAGATGTGATTCCTGACTTCCTTGGGGGAGAGTGCCTG TGTAATGTCCCTGAAGGAGGACTGGTCCCCAAGTCCCTGTATCTGACGGAAGAGGATCAGGAGAATGAAGACCAGCTGTGGCAGTGGAGAGAGACATACCACTCGGCCAGCGTGCTCCGCGGGGCCCCCCACGAG GTCACCGTGGAGATTCTGGAGAGGGAGTCAGTAATCACCTGGGACTTCGACATCCTCCGCGGGGACGTGGTGTTCAGTCTGTACCATGCCAAGCAGGCGTCCATGCCGGGCCCCCGGGAGCCTGGGGCCAGGGCCAGTGGGCAGCTGATGGACAGAGGCTGGGCTCTGGGTGCAAATTTCAGCTGCGTGGAGGCCCCGCTCATCTGCCGGGAAGGGGAGAGCATCCAG GGCTCCCATGTGACCCGGTGGCCTGGCATCTACCTGCTGCAGTGGCAAATGCACAGCCCCCCTGCCCACATGGCCTGCAGCCTCCCGGGCGTAGAGGATGTCCTGACGGCCCTGCACAGCCCCGGCCCCAGGTGCAAACTCCTCTACTACTACGAGGTGCTGGCGTCTGAGGACTTCAG GGGCTCCATGTCCAGCCTGGAATCCTGCACCAGCCGCTTCTCCCAGCTCAGCGccgccacttcctcctcctcggCGCCGTCCCACAGCAGCTCCCTGGTCTCCAGGTAG